A genomic region of Thermotoga sp. Ku-13t contains the following coding sequences:
- the cas7d gene encoding type I-D CRISPR-associated protein Cas7/Csc2, with product MVLKSPVAEKLRRFFVEEEFPVKPESRFVSVVVLRKSESELILRTDEGISKELTYMGFVDNNIKARVVFSKRKVVAPERRTGREFLRFYGLFDEDCSINGQMCGKCVDCQLYGFAAAEKGGTSKGSLKSRVLSDTAYSVLPASEITEILTINALSELGTMTEFTGQGLEMRESLASVECIKPETHFVDVETLRDVREEEFVYCLGNILRTTRYGAVTSRIGKVKNEIVAIIGSDAELLSSLQLTKAVWDKLDASMKQHPLSHDMVKDTLLKCVEESLKAAPATVQIVKEQELEELLQEIREIYANPVDKGFVNALKNLKKLPI from the coding sequence ATGGTTCTGAAAAGTCCAGTAGCTGAGAAACTGAGACGTTTCTTTGTCGAGGAGGAATTTCCAGTCAAACCAGAATCTCGCTTTGTCAGCGTCGTTGTGTTGAGAAAATCAGAATCCGAACTCATTCTTCGAACCGATGAAGGCATCAGCAAAGAGCTGACGTACATGGGATTCGTGGACAACAACATCAAGGCTCGAGTTGTGTTCTCCAAGAGGAAGGTCGTGGCGCCGGAGAGGAGAACGGGAAGAGAGTTCTTAAGGTTTTACGGGTTGTTCGATGAGGACTGTTCAATCAACGGACAGATGTGCGGAAAGTGTGTGGATTGCCAGCTGTACGGTTTTGCCGCGGCTGAGAAAGGAGGCACGTCGAAAGGTAGCCTGAAATCAAGAGTCTTGTCCGACACGGCCTATTCCGTTCTTCCAGCGTCGGAGATAACGGAGATTCTCACGATCAATGCCTTGAGCGAGTTGGGCACTATGACTGAATTCACCGGGCAGGGATTGGAAATGCGAGAGAGCCTCGCGAGCGTGGAGTGTATCAAACCTGAAACGCATTTTGTCGATGTAGAAACTCTCAGAGACGTTCGTGAAGAAGAGTTCGTCTACTGTTTAGGCAACATTCTGAGAACGACGAGGTACGGTGCTGTCACTTCAAGGATCGGTAAGGTGAAAAACGAAATAGTCGCGATCATAGGTTCCGACGCAGAGCTACTCAGCTCCCTGCAACTGACGAAGGCTGTCTGGGACAAACTTGATGCATCAATGAAACAGCACCCTCTATCCCACGATATGGTGAAGGATACACTTTTGAAATGCGTTGAGGAATCCTTAAAAGCTGCACCGGCAACTGTACAGATCGTAAAGGAACAGGAACTTGAAGAGCTGCTTCAGGAAATACGTGAGATTTATGCAAATCCTGTTGATAAGGGATTTGTGAATGCTCTGAAAAACTTAAAGAAACTTCCAATTTGA
- a CDS encoding transcriptional regulator: protein MKRRDVENKINRIYRIMSKLMKGTKVHTRQLAEELNVTVRTVERYIEEMKMAGIPVVNRRGVVELQKDFVVDHDYTLSLTARQKKILLLIVELAKKYFGSLYFDDLKEIELKIRDSLQLDSFFWKYATRIDYYYLLNPKSEFVDRNIIEALEEAMERRYVVSFTYRHPILGWRSYIVEPYRFVFTDEHWYLFCREASRNFELLLRVSRIHPPVQATGKIFSMPTTREIESKLSKVWGTHFSNNSYQIEVWFSKKVANKVRETIRHETQRVQELEDGSLIYSVNICGYREFISWVLSWGAEAKLLSPEWMRKKVIDEIDRMKAIYAQDDRH from the coding sequence ATGAAACGAAGAGATGTAGAGAATAAGATCAATCGTATTTACAGGATCATGAGCAAGTTGATGAAAGGCACAAAGGTCCACACACGACAACTCGCCGAGGAGTTGAACGTGACGGTTCGCACAGTCGAAAGGTACATCGAGGAGATGAAGATGGCGGGTATACCCGTGGTTAATCGTCGTGGGGTTGTCGAGTTGCAGAAAGACTTCGTTGTGGACCATGACTATACGCTATCGCTTACAGCGAGGCAGAAAAAGATACTCCTACTGATCGTGGAGTTGGCGAAGAAATATTTTGGTTCTCTCTACTTCGATGATTTGAAGGAAATAGAACTGAAAATTCGCGACTCGCTACAGCTGGATAGCTTCTTCTGGAAGTATGCAACGAGGATCGACTATTATTACCTTCTGAATCCGAAGTCTGAATTCGTAGATCGAAACATCATCGAAGCTCTGGAGGAAGCGATGGAGCGTCGCTACGTCGTTTCTTTCACCTACAGACATCCGATCCTGGGATGGAGGAGCTATATTGTCGAACCATACAGGTTCGTATTCACCGACGAGCATTGGTATTTGTTCTGCCGAGAAGCCTCGAGAAACTTCGAGTTACTTCTGCGTGTGTCACGCATACATCCGCCGGTGCAGGCCACGGGCAAGATTTTTTCAATGCCCACGACTCGCGAGATAGAGTCTAAGCTTTCTAAGGTCTGGGGTACGCACTTTTCGAACAACAGCTATCAGATCGAAGTTTGGTTCTCAAAGAAGGTCGCAAACAAAGTGCGAGAAACCATCAGACATGAAACTCAACGGGTTCAGGAACTTGAAGACGGATCTCTGATCTATTCTGTGAACATTTGTGGATACAGAGAATTCATCTCGTGGGTTCTGTCGTGGGGAGCGGAGGCCAAACTGTTATCACCAGAGTGGATGAGAAAAAAGGTGATCGACGAAATAGACCGTATGAAAGCCATTTACGCTCAAGACGACAGACATTAG
- a CDS encoding sulfurtransferase TusA family protein, translating to MKRRKSVLNLFKILSNQTRLDILMLLRDSCLTASEVAEKLKIDLSTAFRYLNQMVENGILNVVKTPSGDRYDFSSVRVLRMLEEAVGLVYEDGEDLKLQSHKVDESTQLEKCLDARGQMCPVPEIMTKKELEKLQPGETLIVLCDYPLSAERIVSFALRNGYRVNVEKFGPVTKIYISLPEDS from the coding sequence GTGAAGCGTAGAAAAAGTGTGTTGAATCTTTTCAAGATTCTGTCCAACCAGACACGGCTCGACATCCTCATGCTTCTGAGGGACAGTTGTCTCACAGCTTCCGAGGTGGCTGAGAAACTCAAAATCGATCTCTCAACGGCTTTCAGATATTTGAACCAGATGGTTGAAAACGGAATACTCAACGTTGTTAAAACCCCCAGCGGGGACAGATACGATTTCTCTTCCGTTCGCGTGCTCAGGATGCTCGAAGAGGCTGTGGGGCTGGTGTACGAAGATGGAGAAGATCTCAAGCTGCAGAGTCACAAGGTCGATGAATCAACGCAGCTGGAAAAGTGTCTGGACGCGCGTGGTCAGATGTGTCCCGTGCCAGAGATCATGACCAAAAAAGAACTGGAAAAACTTCAACCTGGAGAAACGTTGATCGTGCTGTGCGATTATCCACTCTCAGCAGAAAGGATCGTCAGCTTCGCGTTGAGAAACGGTTACAGGGTGAACGTTGAAAAGTTCGGGCCAGTCACGAAGATCTACATATCCCTGCCAGAGGACAGTTAG
- the tusB gene encoding sulfurtransferase complex subunit TusB — MALILVKYGTDHPVEQLKIKSAKAEDKIVLIQNGVYWALKDIETPAKVYAIKDDFLARGYSEEDTKVSLISYSEFIDLLESEEKFIG, encoded by the coding sequence ATGGCTTTGATACTCGTCAAGTACGGAACGGATCATCCCGTTGAGCAGCTCAAAATAAAATCTGCAAAAGCCGAAGACAAGATCGTGCTCATACAGAACGGCGTCTACTGGGCTTTGAAAGACATCGAAACGCCTGCAAAAGTCTACGCGATCAAGGACGATTTCCTCGCGAGGGGATACTCTGAAGAAGATACGAAAGTGAGTCTGATCAGCTACAGCGAGTTCATAGACCTTCTCGAAAGTGAGGAAAAGTTCATAGGGTGA
- a CDS encoding DsrE/DsrF/TusD sulfur relay family protein, which translates to MKIGIQVMVPPYTYEDLDTAMKIAEAALEKGHEVTLFLFADSVICTNKNIKPLRIDRNIPQKLIEMMKKGKFEVHICGICMDYRGITPDMIIEGSKPSGLPELANLLATCDRFINLMA; encoded by the coding sequence ATGAAGATAGGGATCCAGGTGATGGTGCCGCCTTACACGTACGAAGATCTCGACACCGCGATGAAGATTGCCGAGGCGGCGCTGGAGAAAGGACACGAAGTGACATTGTTTCTCTTTGCAGACTCTGTCATTTGTACCAACAAGAACATCAAGCCGTTGAGGATAGACCGAAACATTCCGCAGAAGCTGATAGAGATGATGAAGAAAGGCAAATTCGAAGTTCACATCTGCGGTATATGCATGGACTACAGGGGTATAACACCGGACATGATAATAGAAGGCTCGAAGCCAAGCGGCCTGCCTGAACTTGCAAACCTTCTCGCCACCTGCGACAGGTTCATAAACCTTATGGCTTGA
- a CDS encoding intracellular sulfur oxidation protein — protein MKKLLFVAYQSPVGSIWVNEAFRTAFGMYGEDLEPSVLLIEEASVALSKNTKPERLGLLPLSICHKYIKNYGTKVYVVKQHLEKYRVKELDENFGAQIIDESNLSEFLHSFDYVIFM, from the coding sequence ATGAAGAAGCTGCTGTTCGTGGCATATCAATCACCGGTTGGGAGCATCTGGGTCAACGAAGCGTTCAGAACCGCGTTTGGAATGTATGGGGAAGACTTGGAGCCGAGCGTGCTTTTGATCGAGGAAGCTTCTGTGGCACTCTCGAAAAACACGAAACCTGAAAGGCTCGGTCTGCTGCCGCTGTCGATCTGCCATAAGTACATCAAGAACTACGGAACGAAGGTTTACGTAGTAAAACAGCACCTTGAGAAGTACAGGGTGAAGGAGCTGGATGAGAACTTCGGAGCACAAATAATAGACGAATCCAACTTGTCTGAGTTCTTGCACAGCTTCGACTACGTTATCTTCATGTGA
- a CDS encoding HD domain-containing protein, whose translation MAEQDREGMVKAILNVKNFYGSRYHTSGPKAGRSFADHFVNVALVSYQLAKLCESLGILSPEHVKLSFYAGLIHDTNKIFESTLRQSADLESIRQILERLDVNDEDVRRDESLKILQACVGLHQTSGLSGMELLFNKGVFDEKVKILTRIVKFADKFDNFKDADLSIDDSLKASCEIVLEELSELTNKKFQFTHLFYFKLKEYRGALTEIIYEVMNRLLEEKFEMVAIARFPNGTVYLSKRRVTFDEQSYKQFVDELSDEILNDSPFANAVADAAATFSQTGVRFSDSAFELDWRSLLSRILSVSRKSKYEASAVFVDGLRKLFDKLKEGLSEKSEEYRKARAMFKEIIGVDPDELPRSGKLEAIYSKISEKISIENDQLDEIVQKLMSLEEVYRTFQSKQKSPTLQAVMREYLESTLELNGFWLPRSEIFKNAFAHYGRYETTCSVCGMSAEKDRIIEIRSAESPDLKVQYFTNRLTAHAKKEPRRMVCQFCRLQFLATKVKLPFSSEKEVLFILIPSNFYPQEFLEILKKSHDELQNAPSKGTRAKIPQNIMNLIYGPAGTSKKLPHTVFGNMTYFSFTSSAADSWQKLATLATLHAVRIVRNLPVRVLVTTDVLLLQDDIEFSSDVYIKDLPAVAQKILESSSSMDMWAQFAEYLDDGRVLENFFEFVKQPSNIDRAALVGRLWGETIRNDVAFNLFRIFGGDEMREIQEMAKLARNWAHRRTNSPKVSDHQYLKPFTDAFSAVRKFDPKLGEDEKVLEALLLESVSRSLPENAGIDQAKAFVDEFLNFLKTIGNGDLLRGREILIADFSKYKNVFLGNVRLISLERKVQGEKSGEEGEPDGSEKSSS comes from the coding sequence ATGGCGGAACAAGATAGGGAAGGAATGGTTAAAGCCATACTGAACGTAAAGAATTTCTATGGGTCTCGATATCACACGAGCGGACCAAAGGCCGGAAGATCTTTTGCCGATCACTTCGTGAACGTGGCTCTTGTGAGTTACCAGCTGGCAAAACTGTGTGAAAGTCTGGGGATACTTTCCCCTGAGCACGTGAAGCTTTCGTTCTACGCCGGATTGATCCACGACACAAACAAGATCTTCGAAAGTACCTTGAGGCAGAGTGCAGACCTGGAAAGTATAAGGCAAATTCTTGAAAGACTCGACGTCAATGACGAGGATGTTCGCCGCGATGAGAGTCTGAAAATTCTGCAGGCCTGTGTCGGTCTTCATCAAACGAGTGGACTCAGCGGGATGGAACTTCTTTTCAACAAGGGTGTTTTTGACGAAAAAGTGAAGATCCTGACGAGGATCGTCAAGTTCGCAGACAAGTTCGACAACTTCAAGGACGCCGATCTGTCGATCGATGATAGCTTGAAAGCATCGTGCGAAATAGTCCTCGAAGAACTAAGCGAATTGACGAATAAAAAATTTCAGTTCACACACCTGTTCTACTTCAAGCTCAAAGAGTACAGAGGGGCTCTGACCGAAATCATCTACGAAGTGATGAACAGGTTGCTGGAAGAAAAATTCGAAATGGTCGCCATCGCGCGGTTTCCAAATGGAACCGTTTATCTGTCAAAACGCAGAGTGACTTTCGATGAACAGAGTTACAAGCAGTTTGTTGACGAACTTTCGGATGAGATTCTCAACGATTCCCCCTTTGCGAACGCTGTTGCCGATGCGGCAGCGACCTTCTCACAAACTGGCGTCAGGTTCTCAGACAGCGCTTTTGAACTGGACTGGCGAAGTTTGTTGAGCAGAATTTTATCTGTATCGAGGAAATCCAAATACGAAGCGAGCGCAGTTTTCGTGGATGGCTTGAGAAAGCTGTTCGATAAGCTCAAAGAGGGATTGTCTGAAAAGAGTGAAGAATACAGAAAAGCTCGTGCCATGTTCAAGGAAATTATTGGCGTCGATCCTGATGAGCTACCGAGGTCGGGGAAACTCGAGGCTATCTATTCCAAGATATCCGAAAAGATTTCCATCGAGAATGACCAGCTGGATGAAATTGTGCAAAAGTTAATGTCGCTGGAAGAAGTGTACAGAACTTTCCAGAGTAAACAGAAGAGTCCAACGCTCCAAGCCGTGATGAGAGAATACCTTGAATCGACGCTCGAGCTGAACGGTTTCTGGTTACCAAGATCCGAGATATTCAAAAATGCATTTGCACACTACGGAAGATACGAAACAACCTGCTCCGTGTGTGGAATGAGTGCGGAAAAGGATCGCATAATCGAGATCAGATCAGCAGAAAGTCCCGATCTGAAAGTTCAGTATTTCACGAACAGGCTCACCGCCCACGCGAAAAAGGAACCTCGAAGGATGGTTTGTCAGTTCTGCAGGTTACAGTTTCTGGCAACGAAGGTAAAGCTACCCTTCAGCAGTGAAAAGGAAGTTCTGTTCATTTTGATTCCGTCCAATTTCTACCCACAGGAGTTTCTCGAGATACTCAAGAAAAGCCACGATGAACTACAGAATGCGCCCTCAAAAGGAACGCGCGCAAAGATCCCGCAGAACATCATGAACCTCATCTACGGACCAGCCGGAACTTCCAAAAAACTTCCACACACCGTTTTCGGCAACATGACGTACTTTTCTTTCACTTCCTCGGCGGCAGATAGCTGGCAAAAACTCGCCACTCTGGCGACTTTACACGCTGTCAGGATCGTTCGGAACCTGCCGGTCAGGGTACTCGTCACCACGGACGTGCTGCTTTTACAGGATGACATCGAATTCAGTTCCGACGTGTACATCAAAGATTTACCGGCGGTTGCGCAGAAGATTCTGGAAAGTTCTTCAAGTATGGATATGTGGGCTCAATTCGCTGAATATCTCGATGATGGCAGAGTTCTTGAAAACTTCTTTGAATTTGTAAAACAGCCATCGAACATCGATAGAGCCGCGCTGGTCGGCAGGCTGTGGGGAGAAACGATCAGGAACGATGTCGCGTTCAATCTGTTCAGGATATTCGGGGGTGATGAAATGAGAGAGATCCAGGAGATGGCAAAACTTGCAAGAAATTGGGCCCATCGGAGGACTAACAGTCCGAAGGTGAGTGATCATCAGTACCTGAAGCCCTTCACGGACGCTTTCTCAGCCGTGAGGAAGTTCGATCCGAAGCTGGGCGAAGACGAAAAAGTCCTCGAAGCGCTCCTGTTGGAATCCGTTTCAAGGTCCCTACCAGAAAACGCGGGTATCGATCAGGCAAAAGCCTTTGTTGACGAGTTTCTAAACTTTCTCAAAACTATCGGGAATGGTGATCTCTTGAGAGGGAGGGAGATACTCATCGCCGATTTTTCCAAGTACAAGAACGTGTTTCTGGGGAACGTCAGGCTGATTTCGCTTGAGAGGAAAGTTCAAGGCGAAAAATCCGGTGAGGAGGGTGAGCCAGATGGTTCTGAAAAGTCCAGTAGCTGA
- the cas6 gene encoding CRISPR system precrRNA processing endoribonuclease RAMP protein Cas6, which produces MIESFIFISPCTDAFIDNPAERLHGALIKTIASKFSIDRIHGPSRDRFSLSLIYDLSLASVRHFKKGETYFFRITSMSDDIHICFVKQLALNPKLKLQDVDFEVLEVRTATKFSFDESSMDTIYFISPTTFRISKNQNLPLPDPERIARNLSNLLGVAVDLPPLKEACIKTKAVNFAKHVVIGFTGYVRFDKPLRELHLFHFAGIGYSTARGLGSVIVRGVVPLDEEVSRRHQRFINHETKRCRE; this is translated from the coding sequence TTGATCGAAAGTTTTATTTTCATATCACCGTGCACGGATGCCTTCATCGATAATCCAGCTGAAAGACTCCACGGAGCCTTAATAAAGACAATAGCGAGTAAGTTCTCGATCGACAGGATTCACGGGCCGTCTCGCGATCGTTTCTCTTTATCTCTCATCTACGATCTTTCCCTCGCTTCTGTCAGGCATTTCAAGAAGGGTGAAACTTATTTCTTCAGGATTACCTCGATGTCTGATGACATTCACATATGTTTCGTCAAACAGCTTGCACTCAATCCGAAATTGAAACTGCAGGATGTGGATTTCGAAGTCCTCGAAGTTCGAACGGCTACAAAGTTCAGCTTTGACGAATCGAGTATGGACACAATTTATTTCATCTCACCAACGACTTTCAGAATTTCCAAGAATCAAAACCTTCCTTTGCCTGATCCAGAGAGAATCGCCAGAAATTTGTCGAACCTGCTGGGGGTTGCTGTGGACTTACCACCACTGAAGGAAGCGTGCATCAAGACCAAAGCGGTGAACTTTGCGAAACACGTTGTTATCGGTTTCACAGGTTACGTACGCTTCGACAAACCACTCCGCGAGCTTCATTTGTTCCACTTTGCGGGGATCGGTTATTCCACCGCCAGAGGCCTCGGTTCAGTCATTGTCAGGGGTGTGGTGCCACTGGATGAAGAAGTTTCCAGACGACACCAGAGGTTCATAAACCATGAAACGAAGAGATGTAGAGAATAA
- the cas3 gene encoding type I-D CRISPR-associated helicase Cas3': protein MPVLEEDGRTWVDHQVRTYRELENSDVVINVYPTGTGKTLAVLNAIRKLNIDRVLIIAPVNELINQYEATVERFVQEHKLGHKVFVVTSQSLEEMDSSSHSRALRSILLAERAIAITNPDIVFYVLLQRYGARVRSRDLLVKLFEFPQLVVFDEFHVYDPGRLFFAFALIATSCYFNLRQKYIFMTATPSRHVDNAFTKLGLRVSRVGLEENSSQDFKPAASPVYVELVRGFGKLDEHMDLILQIVKEHADKDILIVSDSLSRLAKLAHYLRNNGIEFGMVTGPMAREERITALRKRLMLATTTIDVGYEISRPEKDRQGLDIVIFEASTAEDIVQRLGRVGRVLGKNRADVPAYAYMFVPARIFSAVQKILEESNDRLEFARNVQSKLSSSVENLKREYLGPQGLVLAFYEDFFTCLFPKDHKDLLREYFQLLESLFGLERNFLSRHSRRIELDFYYFAKSLLDDESEIAGHVLERSPQLREKIGTLYQGDELMRACAVYRKFVEKFILSFRSEFTQKVYVVDPKKFCGTERFVYDKFFILTRYKVRKLEKSVIPADVRGIVNEAYELLEPLEKPQKIHLSIMTRSEKKFFIPTKVESQMFDMKALELDGLPVYRLIPEEESECFFMDLAVREAEINGWKEKVVIGTDAIKAASYLSEKPWECDLFPQ from the coding sequence GTGCCAGTACTGGAGGAAGATGGGAGAACGTGGGTAGACCACCAGGTTAGAACATACAGAGAGTTGGAAAACAGCGACGTGGTCATAAACGTCTATCCAACAGGAACTGGTAAAACGCTGGCAGTGTTGAACGCCATCAGAAAGCTGAACATCGACAGGGTGCTCATCATCGCTCCGGTGAACGAATTGATAAACCAGTACGAAGCAACTGTGGAACGATTCGTGCAGGAACACAAGCTTGGACACAAAGTTTTTGTTGTGACCTCGCAGAGCCTTGAGGAAATGGATAGTTCATCACACTCTCGCGCCCTTAGATCGATCCTCCTGGCAGAAAGAGCCATAGCCATCACGAACCCCGACATAGTCTTCTACGTTCTTCTTCAAAGGTACGGTGCGAGAGTGCGATCTAGAGATCTGCTTGTGAAGCTGTTCGAATTCCCTCAGCTTGTTGTGTTCGACGAATTTCATGTCTACGATCCCGGCAGACTGTTCTTTGCGTTCGCCTTGATCGCAACTTCCTGTTACTTTAACCTGAGGCAGAAGTACATCTTCATGACGGCGACGCCCAGCAGACACGTGGATAACGCTTTTACTAAGCTGGGGCTAAGGGTGAGCCGAGTTGGGTTAGAAGAAAACAGTTCGCAAGATTTCAAACCGGCTGCTTCACCCGTGTACGTCGAGCTCGTGCGGGGCTTTGGGAAACTTGACGAACACATGGACCTAATCCTGCAGATCGTCAAAGAACACGCCGACAAAGACATTCTGATCGTGTCCGATTCGCTCTCTCGTCTCGCAAAACTCGCACACTATTTGAGAAACAATGGAATCGAGTTTGGAATGGTGACCGGTCCAATGGCGCGTGAAGAGAGGATCACGGCTCTGCGTAAAAGGTTGATGCTCGCCACAACGACCATAGACGTTGGGTACGAAATCAGCAGGCCAGAAAAGGATCGTCAAGGGTTAGACATCGTTATTTTTGAAGCATCGACGGCAGAAGATATAGTGCAGAGACTCGGGCGTGTGGGCAGGGTCCTAGGCAAGAACCGCGCGGACGTCCCTGCCTACGCGTACATGTTCGTTCCTGCGAGGATTTTCTCGGCTGTTCAGAAGATACTTGAGGAATCAAACGACAGGTTAGAGTTTGCCAGAAACGTTCAGAGCAAGCTGTCCTCATCTGTCGAAAACTTGAAAAGAGAGTACCTGGGACCTCAGGGGTTGGTCCTGGCATTTTACGAAGATTTCTTCACGTGCCTCTTTCCGAAGGATCACAAAGATCTCTTAAGAGAGTATTTCCAGCTGCTCGAATCTCTGTTTGGCCTTGAAAGGAACTTTCTCAGTCGGCATTCGAGGAGGATCGAACTGGATTTTTACTACTTCGCAAAAAGTTTGTTGGATGATGAATCTGAGATTGCCGGACATGTTCTGGAAAGATCACCGCAGTTGCGTGAAAAGATCGGAACGCTCTATCAGGGCGATGAGTTGATGAGAGCGTGTGCTGTGTACAGAAAATTCGTGGAAAAGTTCATCCTGAGTTTCAGAAGTGAGTTCACACAAAAGGTATACGTTGTTGATCCAAAAAAATTCTGTGGTACGGAGCGCTTCGTCTACGATAAATTCTTCATTCTAACGCGATACAAGGTGAGAAAGCTGGAGAAAAGCGTCATACCTGCTGATGTGAGAGGAATCGTCAACGAAGCGTACGAACTTCTGGAACCTCTTGAAAAACCACAAAAAATTCATTTGAGTATCATGACCAGATCAGAAAAGAAATTCTTCATACCAACCAAGGTGGAGTCACAGATGTTTGACATGAAGGCTTTAGAACTCGACGGTCTACCTGTCTACCGTCTTATTCCAGAGGAAGAAAGCGAATGCTTCTTCATGGACCTTGCTGTGAGAGAAGCTGAAATCAACGGATGGAAAGAGAAGGTTGTCATAGGAACCGACGCGATAAAAGCTGCCAGCTATCTTTCCGAGAAACCCTGGGAATGTGACCTTTTTCCCCAGTGA
- the cas5d gene encoding type I-D CRISPR-associated protein Cas5/Csc1: MYLYGCVLTTHEELFFASKEVSSMFVTIPFIGNYALAYALGFAQQSYIGFDTPRYQKDLNGVKAYVFPAKFVEYNWTTTSFNSIGEGFFLSMKENVVVDATVLREYADAGKGPRPRNSPQIGQFKMIAPESVAIFYVLAPEKIAFPKFIRLGKLMSKCELSVEMLEAEEREGEFVCQHPINPIDLSSSYDLLSYEVISMKPVPLIENVKMRGKYLEVRTLIEQNIKQTVFLPSQVCYFASGSG; this comes from the coding sequence ATGTACCTTTATGGATGTGTTTTAACAACGCATGAGGAACTTTTCTTTGCCAGCAAGGAAGTTTCCTCGATGTTCGTGACGATTCCTTTCATAGGAAACTACGCCCTAGCTTACGCGCTTGGCTTTGCCCAGCAAAGCTACATTGGATTCGATACCCCTCGCTACCAGAAAGACTTGAATGGTGTTAAAGCTTACGTGTTTCCCGCGAAATTCGTGGAGTACAACTGGACAACCACGAGTTTCAACTCGATAGGTGAAGGATTCTTCCTCAGCATGAAAGAAAATGTGGTGGTCGATGCAACTGTTCTGCGAGAATATGCTGATGCTGGGAAAGGTCCCAGACCACGCAATTCTCCGCAAATCGGGCAGTTCAAAATGATCGCACCGGAAAGTGTGGCAATCTTTTACGTTCTCGCACCCGAGAAAATCGCGTTTCCTAAGTTCATACGGCTTGGCAAACTGATGAGTAAATGTGAGCTGAGCGTTGAAATGCTGGAAGCAGAAGAGCGTGAAGGTGAATTCGTGTGCCAGCATCCCATAAATCCGATCGATTTGTCGAGTTCGTACGATCTGCTCAGCTACGAGGTCATTTCCATGAAACCTGTTCCATTGATCGAAAACGTGAAAATGCGCGGTAAATACCTGGAGGTTCGAACGCTTATTGAACAGAACATAAAGCAGACAGTGTTTCTGCCAAGCCAAGTCTGTTATTTCGCATCGGGGAGTGGTTAG